From Methanomassiliicoccales archaeon:
CCAGCAAGGGGACCAAAGACTAAACCTGTGGCCATGATAATAAAGGTACATGGTTGTATATTGGGCAATGCAGCAAAAGGGATTCTTGACGCAGCAGTTACCGCCGCAAGAATACCTATGAGTGCAACTTCTTTTGAAGAGATGGAGGATTCCTCAAATTTGAGGAAGAGTATGACGATAAGAAGGAAAACGAATATCGTAGTTAGCAGTGTTGCGTAAAAGCGTAGACCTTGGGTATCGAAAAGTGTAAGGGCAAGAAGAATGACGAGTACGACTACTGAACATATCATCAAAAAGTATTTTACAAAAGTCTTTGTCAGGCAAATACACCTCCCTGCTGTTCCACAGTCTGACTTTGAGGTATAGTTGCATATAGTTCATCGATGGAAATTTCGATAAGCTTTCCATTTCGCAAGTTGAAAATCCTAGTGGCGTTTTCTATGATAAATCGGTAGTCATGCGTAACGATGATTATTGCGATGCTTTTCTTTTGAAGCGATCTTAATAGATTGCCAAGCATGTCCTTGCTTGATTGATCGAGACCGCGTGTAGGCTCGTCAAGGATTAGAATTTTCGGTTTCGAAACAAGAATAGATGCCAGCGCAGCTCTCTCGCGTTCACCACAACTCAAGTCTCTCGGAAAGATCATACGATATCTAGCGAGATCAAGAAGTGAGAGTATCCAATCAATTCTTTCCTGCCATTCTTCTTTTGGAATGTTCAGATTAGTCAATGTAAATTCCAATTCCTTTTGCAGATTCTTTTCAATTAAGTAGTCATTCGGATTTTGACTAAGATAACCAATGCTCGCAGCTAATTGCGCCGTTGATTTATTTGAAATATCTTCGCCGAATAACTTCACTATGCCCTTCTGTGGTTTTAATAATCCATTAAGAATTTTCATAAGAGTTGATTTGCCACATCCATTTTCCCCTGTGATCGCCACAATCTCTCCACTCTTGACTTCGAAATCAACTCCTCTGAGAATGAATGAAATATTGCGGATAACTGAATTGTCATAAGAAAACCAAATATCATGAGCGGAAAGAACGCTCTCTTCATGATTCCCTATGTGGCAACAGGTTCTAGGCGAGAGTGTGCGCATGAGATTCTCCTTTATCAAAATGGGTAATGATTCATTCTTTCCGCCATTAAAGGCTATTTCTCCATCTTTTATTAGGATAACGCGATCAGCATAATCGATACACCTATCTAATCTATGCTCAACAAGAATAATGGTTATACCTTTTAATCGGTTTAATCGCCTCAATGCCTCAAGAAGATTAATTGCATTTTGCATATCCAGTTGCGACGTCGGCTCGTCTAATATAAGATATTTTGGGCTCATAGCAAGAATTGAAGCAAATGCTACTCTTTGTTTTTCGCCCCCAGAAAGCTCAGGAATGAATCTGCGCAAGAGATTATCTAAATTGAATTGTTGAGAAAAAAGGGATATTCTTTCTTTTATCTCCCATTCGGGTATCGCGAGATTTTCTAGTCCAAATGCTAATTCGTTTTCAACATTCGTCATAACCAGTTGATTTTCGGGATCTTGAAAGATAGTTCCAACAATACCGGCAAGCATCGAAGGTGGAACTTTCCTTGTATCGATTCCATCAATGGTTACTTTGCCAGAAAGAAATCCACCATAGAAGTGTGGTATGAGACCATTGATCAATCTACATAGAGTTGATTTACCGCATCCAGATTTGCCGACCAGAAGAACGAATTCACCTTCGCTGATTTCGAGATTTATATCATTGAGAACGATTTTATCTGAATCAGAATATCTAAATGTAACATTCTCGAACTCAATCATTTTAGCCTCCCTTCTTGCCTAGAAAAATAGGTGACAGAAAAATGAAGAGCACTAGCACTCCGATTATATTATGATATGAATAGTCACCAATCGAACCAGCTAGATAATCTGTGTTACCATATCCGAGCATGAAAAGGATCAATCCCAAGACTACTGATATAGAAAAAGATATCATCATCAACTTCTCAATCTTTGTCGTACTCTTGCGACCATAGTACGTCCGCTTTGTCGTTCCAAAGCCTCTGGCTTCCATGGCTTCGGAAATGGATATCGACCTTTCCAAAGAATTCATTATGAGTGGCATCACAACCGCTGTTCTCGACTTAATTTTCTTGATGAAACTCCCTTTTTCAAACTCTACCCCACGAGATTTCATTGAGTCAATGATGTTGGAAGCATCTGCCGCAATTGTTGGGTACGTTCGCAGCGAAAGTGCTAGACTAGTTGTTGTCTTGTGACCCAATCTTGATAACACACGTAAAAGTTCATCGGGATGAACCGCGTATGCCAGTATTGAAAAGGCAGTCATTGCAAGAAAAAGCCTCAAGCACATGCTAGTCGCAAATAAAGTTGATTCAAATGTTATGGTCACGGGACCGAATGAGATCAGAACTTTCGATCCGCTAGAAATGACTATATTGAATATCATCACAAAGATCGCAACATAAATGCCATATTTGAGTATAGATAAAGCGGATCTCAATATTCTTGCAGTGTATGCAACTAATAATGTGAACATGAGCACGGCAAATAAATAGAGAATATCGGAAAAGACGATCGAAAAAACGAAAACCGATACGACGAATACCAATTTTGGCCTCGCATCTAAACGATGAATTCTCGAGTCAACATCTTTGTATGGAAAAATCATACAGTCTACCATCCCGAATTCATTTCCTTAAAAAGCCACAGGACGACATCCCCATCACTCAAATTGTATTTGTCGCATGCCTTCAATGCATATTCGCCATTGACATAATACTGCCATCCGCGGCCAGGATTCTCGTTCTGAACTCCATCTATTGCTTCAATAAAATACCCTTCAGGTAAT
This genomic window contains:
- a CDS encoding energy-coupling factor transporter transmembrane component T; the encoded protein is MVDCMIFPYKDVDSRIHRLDARPKLVFVVSVFVFSIVFSDILYLFAVLMFTLLVAYTARILRSALSILKYGIYVAIFVMIFNIVISSGSKVLISFGPVTITFESTLFATSMCLRLFLAMTAFSILAYAVHPDELLRVLSRLGHKTTTSLALSLRTYPTIAADASNIIDSMKSRGVEFEKGSFIKKIKSRTAVVMPLIMNSLERSISISEAMEARGFGTTKRTYYGRKSTTKIEKLMMISFSISVVLGLILFMLGYGNTDYLAGSIGDYSYHNIIGVLVLFIFLSPIFLGKKGG
- a CDS encoding energy-coupling factor transporter ATPase — encoded protein: MIEFENVTFRYSDSDKIVLNDINLEISEGEFVLLVGKSGCGKSTLCRLINGLIPHFYGGFLSGKVTIDGIDTRKVPPSMLAGIVGTIFQDPENQLVMTNVENELAFGLENLAIPEWEIKERISLFSQQFNLDNLLRRFIPELSGGEKQRVAFASILAMSPKYLILDEPTSQLDMQNAINLLEALRRLNRLKGITIILVEHRLDRCIDYADRVILIKDGEIAFNGGKNESLPILIKENLMRTLSPRTCCHIGNHEESVLSAHDIWFSYDNSVIRNISFILRGVDFEVKSGEIVAITGENGCGKSTLMKILNGLLKPQKGIVKLFGEDISNKSTAQLAASIGYLSQNPNDYLIEKNLQKELEFTLTNLNIPKEEWQERIDWILSLLDLARYRMIFPRDLSCGERERAALASILVSKPKILILDEPTRGLDQSSKDMLGNLLRSLQKKSIAIIIVTHDYRFIIENATRIFNLRNGKLIEISIDELYATIPQSQTVEQQGGVFA